From Spongiibacter tropicus DSM 19543, a single genomic window includes:
- a CDS encoding SDR family NAD(P)-dependent oxidoreductase, producing the protein MSHTLIITGASAGIGKALAWEFAKRGCRLGLTGRRLEALETLQVELQQQTGVEVHIARLDVDDTDSVELSLLDLFAALGGVDSVIINAGINNFTRVGHGQLADETAIIRTNLLGAMATANAAVAYFLKRGQGQIVGISSLASLQAIPSQAAYCASKAGISMYLDALRIEHKDKHIDVTQIRPGFIKTEIMENIDRYPFAISAEKAASEMAKAILARRKDVFVPRFPWTLFRPLLGHLPDRIWQRFKS; encoded by the coding sequence GTGTCTCACACTCTGATCATCACCGGTGCCAGCGCAGGCATCGGCAAAGCGCTTGCATGGGAATTCGCCAAACGGGGTTGCCGACTTGGACTCACAGGACGGCGTCTGGAAGCGCTGGAAACATTGCAAGTCGAACTGCAGCAGCAGACTGGTGTCGAGGTCCACATCGCCAGACTGGATGTGGACGACACCGACAGCGTAGAACTCAGCCTGCTCGATCTATTCGCGGCACTGGGCGGGGTAGACAGTGTAATCATCAATGCCGGCATCAACAATTTCACCCGTGTCGGTCACGGTCAGTTAGCTGACGAAACAGCCATTATCCGCACGAATCTACTCGGTGCCATGGCCACCGCCAACGCTGCAGTGGCTTATTTCCTGAAGCGCGGGCAGGGTCAGATTGTTGGCATTTCTTCATTGGCCTCCCTGCAGGCCATCCCCAGCCAAGCAGCCTACTGCGCCTCCAAAGCTGGAATTTCCATGTATCTCGATGCGCTGCGCATTGAGCACAAAGATAAGCATATCGACGTCACCCAGATACGACCCGGCTTTATCAAAACCGAGATCATGGAGAACATCGACCGCTACCCCTTCGCCATTTCAGCTGAAAAAGCCGCAAGTGAAATGGCGAAGGCGATTCTCGCGCGTCGGAAAGATGTGTTTGTGCCCCGTTTTCCCTGGACACTGTTCCGGCCACTGTTGGGCCATCTGCCCGACCGAATCTGGCAGCGCTTCAAATCCTAG
- a CDS encoding TonB-dependent receptor, whose product MTSFRKKPFYSRPKLLGTALALAVNHAALAAPQLEEVIVTAQKRSENLQDVPVAVSAITADQLDDIGFNDIADIAAQVPSLIVLTNISPLSATFRIRNIGNAGNIPTFEPATGLFIDGAFRSRSGMGIGDLADVQSVEVLKGPQSTLHGKNVTAGVISVTTKAPSESLEGMVEATLGSDNLQQLKTSISGPFNHWLRGRLSLVETHRDAWIDNTAGADSDTQDSRAIRAQLQADFSDRLSARLIVGYSEKDMNPMSGDVYLSEAAREIIANAGGRLSIANDPTDRKVEYRDNTTFDSESNDVILKLEYAFDKVTLTAISSYDDYESANGVNDVEQQSLQLADFLDVQNGHSFSQELRFASNDNARLNWLAGLFYYENTFIRGDRELSEFIAQQDIAAYGDAVFDYQVSQGLLPINLLPLTIPALGVAGDRGDYYVKQQTESLGVFNKYDLTLSEQWQLSLGLRYSYEKKHGRIDQSNQLSALGCVPPLNTNLLCSVTPDGNNYDDTLDFEAVTGSLSSNYFLSTDTMLYGAISTGFKAGGFSLQNGTATGESRPYGEENVTNYEIGLKSEFLDKRARVNAAAFYTEYEDFQNASYAGLIFVVNNAELVTVSGVEIDSTFILTPSLVANINLAYIDTIYDEYTGGQCYYGRNPDNALGQCDLSGESLPSATRFKGNIALNYYRPLFSGEFYARLDYLYNGSANNSASLDPRAETEAYGITNLRLGWQNAQWDIAIWGKNLSDEDAIAQTAPANVHTQVDRNIGASEGSYQAFTIAPFSAGLTARRYF is encoded by the coding sequence ATGACATCTTTCCGCAAAAAACCCTTCTATAGCAGGCCAAAACTGCTTGGCACGGCACTGGCGCTGGCCGTTAATCACGCCGCGCTGGCTGCGCCCCAGCTCGAAGAAGTGATCGTTACTGCGCAGAAGCGTTCCGAGAATCTCCAGGACGTGCCGGTCGCGGTGTCGGCGATCACCGCCGATCAGCTCGACGACATCGGTTTCAACGATATTGCCGACATCGCTGCCCAGGTGCCCTCACTGATTGTATTGACCAATATCAGTCCGCTGTCGGCCACCTTCCGCATCCGCAATATCGGCAATGCCGGGAACATCCCGACCTTCGAACCGGCTACCGGCCTGTTTATCGATGGCGCATTTCGATCGCGCTCCGGGATGGGTATTGGCGACCTGGCCGATGTGCAATCGGTGGAAGTCCTCAAGGGGCCGCAGAGTACCCTGCACGGTAAAAACGTCACCGCCGGGGTGATCAGCGTGACTACCAAAGCGCCCAGCGAAAGCCTTGAGGGCATGGTGGAAGCCACTCTCGGCAGTGACAATCTGCAACAGCTCAAAACCTCGATCAGCGGCCCTTTTAATCATTGGTTGCGCGGGCGGCTAAGCCTGGTGGAAACCCATCGCGATGCGTGGATTGACAACACCGCAGGTGCCGACAGTGACACCCAGGACAGCCGCGCCATTCGCGCCCAGTTGCAGGCCGACTTCAGCGACCGACTCAGTGCCCGGCTGATTGTCGGCTATAGTGAGAAAGACATGAATCCAATGAGCGGCGATGTCTATCTGAGCGAAGCGGCCCGGGAAATTATCGCCAATGCTGGCGGCCGCCTGAGCATTGCCAATGATCCCACCGACCGCAAAGTGGAATATCGCGATAACACCACCTTCGACAGTGAAAGCAACGATGTCATCCTTAAACTGGAATACGCCTTCGACAAGGTGACGCTGACAGCCATCAGCAGCTACGACGACTACGAAAGTGCCAATGGCGTGAACGATGTGGAACAGCAAAGCCTGCAGCTTGCCGACTTCCTCGATGTACAGAACGGGCACTCGTTTTCGCAGGAACTGCGTTTTGCGTCCAACGACAATGCTCGCCTGAACTGGCTGGCCGGCTTGTTCTACTACGAAAATACGTTTATCCGCGGTGATCGCGAACTGTCGGAATTTATTGCACAGCAGGATATCGCCGCCTATGGCGACGCGGTATTTGACTATCAGGTTTCTCAAGGACTGCTGCCGATTAACCTCCTACCGTTGACCATCCCCGCGCTGGGCGTTGCCGGTGATCGCGGCGACTACTACGTTAAACAGCAAACTGAAAGTCTTGGCGTCTTTAACAAATACGACCTGACGCTTTCAGAGCAGTGGCAACTGTCACTGGGTCTGCGCTATTCCTACGAGAAGAAACACGGTCGCATCGACCAATCCAATCAGCTATCGGCGCTGGGCTGCGTTCCGCCGCTGAATACCAACCTGCTATGTAGCGTTACCCCCGACGGCAATAACTACGATGACACCCTCGATTTTGAAGCGGTCACAGGCTCGCTCTCAAGCAACTATTTTCTCAGCACTGACACTATGCTTTATGGCGCAATTTCCACTGGCTTCAAGGCCGGAGGCTTCAGCCTGCAGAACGGCACGGCCACCGGCGAATCTCGTCCCTACGGAGAGGAGAACGTCACCAATTACGAGATCGGTCTGAAGAGTGAGTTTCTCGACAAACGGGCGCGAGTAAACGCGGCAGCTTTTTACACCGAGTATGAAGACTTTCAGAATGCCAGCTATGCCGGTCTGATTTTCGTGGTGAACAATGCCGAGCTGGTGACGGTTAGCGGTGTAGAAATCGACTCCACTTTTATCCTCACGCCCTCGCTGGTCGCCAATATCAACCTAGCCTACATTGATACCATTTACGACGAATACACTGGCGGCCAGTGCTACTACGGTAGAAATCCAGACAACGCATTGGGGCAGTGCGACCTCAGCGGCGAGAGCCTGCCCTCAGCGACCCGATTCAAAGGAAATATCGCCCTGAACTACTACCGCCCGCTGTTTTCCGGTGAGTTCTATGCGCGACTAGACTACCTCTACAACGGTAGCGCCAATAACAGTGCCTCTCTGGACCCCCGCGCCGAAACCGAGGCCTACGGCATCACCAATCTTCGTCTGGGATGGCAGAATGCTCAATGGGATATTGCCATATGGGGGAAAAACCTGAGTGATGAAGACGCTATCGCCCAAACCGCACCGGCCAATGTCCACACACAAGTCGATCGCAATATCGGCGCAAGCGAGGGCTCCTATCAGGCCTTCACTATTGCGCCGTTCAGTGCTGGACTGACCGCGCGCCGTTACTTCTGA